The DNA region TCTAAATACTTGGTAGCATCTAAATCTAATCCAGTCATGGATTTGAGAAAAGAGCATTAAAAGTATGTAGAGAAAAGGAAGGCCAAGGAAGACCATGTAGAAAGCTGAAAGAAAAACCCCAAGAGAGCAAGGTCAGCTTCATTCAGAACAAATTTAGCTTGATGATCTAACAGCCTAACAGAATGTATCTGCGACAACAAAGACACTCAGAAGCCACATGTGTGCACTTGCTCATAAACACAAGGCATGAAATTTATCTTGCTATATTAACTAACCAATTGCTTTacctttcctctcttttttttcctttttccgaATATTTGCAGTACCTCACTGTTGAGTCAATAAAAATTTAAAGGAAATTATGTATAATACTATTTTCTTCCATCAAACTTCACTTTAAAACATCAAAACTGGCTGAGCTATTCCGGTAGTTGAAATATTTGCCTTTTTCAGTCATATGGCTAGGTTTCAGATTACCTTTTCCTCAACAACTCTTGCAAGCGATTTTGTGCCAACAGTAGTGTAGCAGTCATTTTTGGCACGATTTTGCTTGTTACGTTCACTAATTTTCTGCCacaaattagtgaaaattttaaCTGACAAAGATTAGCAAATTTGTGAagtgaaatctgaaatttaataAAAGGATAGGTTATTTTGACAAGCTAACcttaaattcatcattttcaaagTAGTTGACCAGCCACTTCCAATCTTCTTCACTCACACCTTCAGGAACTTGCCTCAATGCTTCTTGCCTTGATTCAAAACTCTGGAAATACTTGTGAAGCCGATATCGATGGTTTCGATATTGTGTGTTTAACTGCCTATTAATAGCAGTTTTTGAGGTGATGTGCTCTGAAAATCGAAAGTCATCCTACAATAACAGTGCAATCTACTTAAAACCAAGCAAATCTAAAGCAGTAAAATCTCTCTTACTTTCTGGATGAAATTAGAGTATTAGCAGGACAACAAATACCGTAACCGTGCTGTATATGCCTTCTCGGTCACCGGGATTGAGATGGGACCACTTTGGAACATTAAGCCTAGCAGCCTTCCTAACAACACAACCCCCTTCTGTGATGAAGTATTGAGAATCCTTCCCAACAATCCGCCGAATacaatcatcaatttcaatggTGAGCGTCTCATTAGCCTCCCTTTTTTTTGATAATGATAGATTTCGTGTACGTCCTCTTCTTCTTGCTGACAGCAGCATAGCTATTAACAAATATCAGTCCATACATTACTTTGACCACATTAACAAAGTCAGTCATGAAATAGAAACTTGATTTTTAATTTCAGCCATGAAAATGAAGTCTAGCTTACCATTTCTTCCTCATCCGAAACTGGATTTGACTCATTTTCTCCGGATGCACGAGACTCAGATGTCTGAGGGTGTATCATCCTACTCTCACTAGCAATTTCTCTAGGTGAAGAAGCTGGAGTGACATATATTACATCCTCTGAGGATACACTCTTGGATGCACTTCTTGGTTGATTGCTTCCAATTGAATTAGGTATTGCAGGCTGTTGTGCACCTTGAGCTTTTCTCTGCAGCATTTGGCCTCGCTTTCCTGGTCCAGCCATCTAAAAGTAACAAGAAGTTAGTGTTACAGCATAGTATAATTTAGGAATAAAAACTAGTTAGCCGGAGTTAAAGAGATTAAATTTAGTGTCATGTAGTCCTCATCAATTTCACCTATTCCGAATCGATGTCATTATCACTAAGAATCTCCTCTTCGTCTTCCTCATTGTTAGACTCATGTTCATTcacttcatcatcatcattaatGAAGTCTTCAAAGGTGCCATTTGAGCTATTTTTTGACTTCTCAGCATGCACAATGGATGAAGGTACAGCCTTCGGTATCTCATTGTCTTCTCTCGAAAGTAATGGTGGATTGTCGAGGTCTATTATAATAGTGAAAAAGGTAAGAAATTGAAAGAAGACTCCTTTCAAGATTAATCAATCAATTGACTCCAAAATCCTCATGAATAAGAGTCAGCTTCTTCAATGCAGAATGATCAGAGATTACTCAACAGACCTAAAAGCTGCAAGGAAAAGACAGCACGTGCTTCATTCAATTCAATCAACTCAGTTATTTTAGACAGCAGAGTACCAGTTATTAATAGCTCTAGCAACATTTTGGGTTCCCAAACAATACGTCAAAAGATGACTGGGAATTGTAACCAGAGTGAAGCAGACACCAAATCTAACAAAGAAACACCAAGATAAGGCACTGGAATAAATTCAACTACAGCATCTGACTTATCCATGTAATAAAAGACACAGGTGATGATCAAATTTAAACAAATGATTGATCTATCAATATCTCTCCCCTCCAAATGGAAAAAGCTAATTATGAATGACAGGTATCGCATACCTGTTCGAATCTGAACTTGAATCTGAACTTGAATCTTCTAATCAAAATACAATGCCAAACTCAGGAGGATAAGCCTTGATGGGTACCGACTACCAAGGCTGAATCAAAATTACTGCATCTCTGAAGTCGGCGACACTAAAATTCAGCAGATCCAGGCGTTCGTGGGAAAGGTAGTTGCAAACTGCACTAACCTTTCAAAACCTAAGCCAAACCCAGCATGAGGCACTGAAAAGCAATTAAAGAACAAAACAGCATGTTTAGTCAAGGTCATTCAAATTAACTCCACAAGGTACCTTGAAAACTAGCTTTCAAACTGATTCCATGCCAAGAGTGAATGCAGCATTTAATAAGGCAGTGTATTGGAACATCAATGATAAAAATTAGTAGCTGCAAGTTATCATCTGCCATTTGAGACCAAGTCaaatccccccccccccttttggAAGATTCACTAATCACAAACGAATAACAGGAGAAAAAGAACACTAAAAACATATTTAGGTTATTACACCCCCCGGGCGGCCTAAATCCATGATTTCCTCATCCGTACACAGAAATTTCTCAAGATACAAACTGAAAATGCAACATTTCAGAAGCCCAAATTGCCTCGGATAATGGCAAGGAAATGAAGCCTTTCGGGGGCAGGACAGAAGCCATTGGATAATGAGCTAACAAAAACAGGGGAAAATTAAAATGTAGGTTCGAAAATGGCAAGGAAATGAAGAACAAAGGGGGAATACAGATATGAAAATCTTAACTATTACAAAAGATTAACCATTGTATGACTAGACACACATTGCACGACTAGACACACATTGCACAACAACATGTTAACGGCAATTGAAACCCCAAAACAGTTTTCTGGCAAAACAGTTTTCTGGCCAGTTCCCAAACGTGCAAAATTCTAGTAAAGTGCATGCTTGATtactagagagagagagagagagagagagagaaccagAGAGTAAATTACATGGTATGGCATAAAGTACATTTAAAACAGCCAAATAAATTAGGCAAATCAGTCAAGTTCTCTTCCCcttaaggaagcaattaaatGGCACGACAAATTGTTTAATTTCTCTTTCATCCAACCAAATTAATGCAGTAAAAAAATGTTCGCATTTCATAGCTCCTCAAAGAAAGCCGGTTCTGACCATGGCCTAACACTGTTATAATGTGAGTGTTTCGGATGCGATTTGGCTCAAGAGTATTACCTTCCCCAACTGCTAAATTAACAATCTAGTTTCATAAATTATGTCTTTACATAGAAGGCTGAGAGCttttgaaaagcaaaaaaaaataaaaaaaaaccatgcAATTAGCTGAAGAGGGGATGGAGAAGTCCAAACTAAAGTCGCGGAATGAGGAGGCGAGCTTGGAAGGTGTTCTGACTTCGTTCTTTGGCGAGCTTGAACTGAAGATTGGCACTCGTCAATGGTGCTTTTGAGGAGCATTTTTCGCGGAGCAGAAGGAGTTTTGAGGTCAGAGTTTTTTCGGTGTTCCACCATAGGAAGGAAAGACTGAGAATGAAATTTGTCTAAGTGTTGGAAGAGAGAAGCGGCGAGACTTTTGTTTGTGTGTGAACAACcaaaaacgacgtcgttttgtagAGATTTCAGCCACCCGCCTCGCGCCTCTTTCAGATTTCAGACTggcgctcttttttttttggcatctaAGCACATCTTTGAGATTCCAGGATTCACACCTTTAGCttcatacattttttttcttttttttttccctggtcaaatttttttttcaggtttcttttttcatacttaatctcttttttttttccttaatctcatctataaatatcaaataaattatttgatattggtttcttttttgtgcatgtatatatatatatatgtgtgcttgTTTGTGTCTATATACATCTTTTTGGGTTTGGACAACTcaatatacaaattatttaagaaattacCTTACAATAAAACTTACACAATAAaacatgtttcaaaaatttaacatgcatagaattgcttatatacagtatagcacttcttactcatgcttatcctactctttgtctattacttagtttttataataaattaaaagaaacatgtaatcaaatattcTGTTAAATGTGTTACAACTCTCAATCTTATTGCACGACAGATATTTTAttgaataattttaatttcgtatatacccattccatatgaaaataattattacttatgatgtattacacgttatactaatctttcacagtgctaacattagactacaaattatattcaattacactttttcaaattatttcagttattgatttttgggggttgttataagtaataataaacaattcatgaaaaaaaatttatgctcagacatgtctattatgtcaacttagcaaaaattacaaatatctaaaactagtttgttattatatcatttgcattttgctaatacgtaatgaataggggctaaattataaaattagggtgtcatatcTTCTGTGCTTTTGCTCATATAAAAGAATTGGGggctaaataataaaattagggtgccatagtagaattagtgaaatttgatgaaaatactATAGAATTGCTTATATACAGTATAGCACTTCTTACTCATGCTATCCTACTCTTTGTCTCttacttagtttttataataaattaaaagaaacatgtaatcaaatattcTGTTAAATGTGTTACAACTCTCAATCTTATTACATGACAGATATTTTactgaataattttaatttcatatatacccattccatatgaaaataattattacttatgatgtattacacgttatactaatctttcacagtgctaacattagactacaaattatattcaattacactttttcaaattatttcagttattgatttttgggggttgttataagtaataataaacaattcgtgaaaaaatttttatgctcagacatgtctattatgtcaacttagcaaaaattacaaatatctaaaaatagtttgttattatatcatttgcattttgctaatacgtaatgaataggggctaaattataaTATTAGGGTGTCATATCTTCGGTGCTTTTGCTAATATAAAAGAATTGGgggctaaaaaataaaattagggtgtcatagtagaattagtgaaagTTGATGAAAATACTGTAGTATACAGTGATGCAAATAGTTGTCACAAAATTGGAATCGGGTAGACTTTCAATGACAACAAGTTATGTTGTCACTGTAGAGAGACCGTTTGTGACGACTTTACTTGAGTTGTCATAAATTCATTTCCCACGGCATCAAATGAGATGCGCGCCAACTATTTCGTGACGAGTTGAGAATGACAACTTCCAATGTTGTTACTGATTATGCTTGTGCTGTACTCATCTGTGATGACACCTAATGTCGTCACTGAATTAGGTTATCTGTGACAAGATTTTTGTTGTCacataaaattttgtcactGAAAAGCATATTTCTTGTAGTGTGATATTCGTTCACGAACACACTatctttaaaatataaatttgtagTTTCTTCTAAATATATAGTAAATGTTAACCAATGCAATGTATATTTTATAATTCATAGAAAGCTCCTAATTTGCACTGACACTATGCAGGTAACTTGGtcaaaaatggtgattttgaaACCGGCCCTCATGTGTTCAAGAATTTCTCAACTGGGGTGCTGCTCCTCCCTAAGAGGACGGACATCTACTCATCGCTCCCTGGATGGATTGTTGAATCCCTCAAACCAGTTAAGTATGTTGACTCGAAGCATTTCTCTGTTTCCCAGGGACTTGCAGCTATTGAAATGGTTGGAGGAAGAGAAACAGCTATTGCACAAATCATAAGAACAGTACCTAACAAGTTCTACCTTCTTTCCTTCGCTTTGGGGGATGCTTGGAATGGTTGTCATGGATCAATGACGATTGAAGCTTTTGCAGCTAGGAAAACCATAAAAGTTTCATTTACATCAACTGGAATTGGTGGATCCAAGACTGCCATCCTCAAGTTTTAAGCACTTTCAAACAGAACAAGAATAACTTTTTATAGCCCAAATTATCACACAAAGCATCATGACTATGGTCACATATGTGGTCCTGTTTTGGATGATGTTAAAGTGTTTCCTCTCAAATAGTCACTGTTAGGGTGAAGATCAAAGAGAGTGATCAAAAAGCAACATAGttttggaagcttttcttttcttttttgttaattcATGAACAAGACAACCCAAACCCATAAACATCGATCCACGGTATGAGGGAGGGGAAGCGGGCATGAGATATAAATAGTGTAATTTATATCTCTATACTATTAAAAAGATCTTTCTAGTTTCTAAAGTTTAGGCTTCAAATATTGCATAGGATCAATTTAAGCcattcattttatttgttttttgttttttgttgttATGTCATTGGTGTGTAATGTTGAAAACTATAACCATGGatttaagcattttttttttggctaacatTGCATTTTTTAAATATCTTGACATCTATCATTGTTGTACTGTTATTAGGATTATAtaagagataatttcaaaaacctcccttgaggttttttcTAATCACACCTAACACCCCTCAAGTTTCTAAAATCACACTTAACACCCTTAGAAGACAACTTTGTACATAAGCCCTTTTAtgtaaaaataatattaaaaaatatgtttagtAGAGGGACTATagtatttttccaattttgcccttttgttagttgatttttaaatttaacATAATAGCCCTTTTAtgtaaaaataatattaaaaaatatgtttagtAGAGGGACTATagtatttttccaattttgcccttttgttagttgatttttaaattttagaagatgaaaataaaaacaaatagaaCTACAATATTTACATAGAAATTAAAGGAGTGTAAGTACAATGACTgctgaattgtatcatttttgtTGATTCATATGACCATTATAAGATCTGTGCCAAAGTTTTTgatagaaaggaaaaaaaattttgaatactgtttgttaaccaattttttcaaaaaatttgtttttgaaaattgaaaaccattataggtatatttaatatgcattttttttcatgatttcaATTGCATCCCAGAATTTTTTTCACCAAATGAATGATTTTAACATATTTTTCCCTCACCTCTTACTGATTAAACTAGATAGCAAGATAAAATCATAGTTAAAAAAAGATAGATTTTCTATGTTTAGATTGTCCAAGTACCTCAAAACCTATCTTTTGGTtgcatatgcaaaaaaaatagaacCCAAAATGTGCCCaaattttatgtcatttttgTTACTTTATTTTTACATAATCTAACATAaatgttttttcatttttcttgccttttcctgCATAAGAAATATGAAAAGGCAAAAAGGAATcaacttgtttttattttcatcttctagTTTTCAAAAATCAACTTGCAAAAGGGCACATGTGGAAGAATATTATAGTCTCTCtcttaaatacatttttaatacTATTTTTACCTAAAGGGGTTGATATGCTACAAAAGTTGTCATTCTAAGGGTGCTAAATGTGATTTCAAAAACTTTAGGGGTTCTAGGTGTGATTAGGAAAAACCTCaaggaaggtttctgaaattatcccattatATAGTCTGAGCTATGATTTGATGTATGCatgtgtgtatgtatgtgtgATTTTAAACGATTTATTGGTTGGATCCTGATTTTGAAAACTTGAATTTAGTATTTGGGTTGCtagtcattttcttttttcattggAAGGGAGAACATACTGAATTAATGTAACCACCAAACCATTAATTGATAATGCATTCAGTCTTTCCGTCATAgagttttgttttaaaagcGCAATCTGTCCTGATGACCTACCAATTCTTTTGACTGCTCATGgttatgaaaattttttaaactaattacaaattatttatttttaactaAAGACTAGCGTATGTGAAAATAATTTATAAGTAAGTTGTTTTGGAGGCTTGTAATATAGCTAACCATACTATGTGGAAGTATTCATGtttgaaaggaagaagaaaaatcgCAAATATACACTACACATAGACCATAAGGAAAAAACTCAACATATACATAAGTGAATAGTAAGTAAAGAAACAAGCATGGATTGTTAGCCATATCAATCAAGACGAAATTAGTAATCAAAATATGTATGATACTTCTACTTATTGCCTGAATTCTCACCATCAATTTGGAGAGAGGTCATATTGACATAACCACCAGCTCTATCGTTAAACAGCAAATTAACACTTGTACATAGCATATTGTTAGAAGAACATCAGACCATGTCAAACACTTTCCTTCGCATGGAGTAAAGTTCCCGGTTACAAACTAGAAAATCCTTGTCCTTGTTTATACTTTGCATACAACAACACCACTACCGTAATCAAAATATGTATGATACTTCTACTTATAGCCTGAATTCTCACCATCAATTTGGAGAGAGGTCATATTGACATAACCACCAGCACAACCATTTTGCCATGCTAAGTCGGACAAATCAGTACCACCAATAGCATACTTCGAAACATCCTCCATATTCAAATCAGAGGGGATCATGGTACCCCTTGATAAATGGAACGGTTCCGTACTCAAATTGGAGGGCATCATGGTACCCTTTGATAAATGGAACGGTTCAGTGAACTCTTGAGTAATTGCTTCGAGCCCACCATGAGAATTAGTGTATCCTTGGAAATCTTGAAATGGATGATCAGGAAATTGGAAACTAGAAAGATCATAGATAACCTGGTTTGAATTGGCATCACCTCCTGTGTCTAGAGTGCTGGTAATATACTCCATACATTGATTGTTTGTAGAACCAGCAGAGGAAATATTGCCAACCGCCAAATCATTGTCCTCATTCTGCATGGGAGCTTCATTCACTGTAAAACACTGGTCAAGATTTTCCCTCATCAATTCTACTGTGTCACCTTcactttcatctttttttttgcGTCTTATGTTCATATACAATCTACATAAAACTGGATCCGACTGTCAAAAATGAACAACATGTTAGTAATGTATAATGGAGTTTGTAAATGAAAAAAGCCATGCAAATGGACATCCTATATTATTTGAGAAGTGGTTACTGAGCACTTAGTATAATATTGTTGTAAAGACTTGTAGATTAAGAAGTGGACACCACTCTTTTACATAATAGTGTATGTATGTACCATACTGACAGAAATCAAGAAGTAAATTGTTCTTGACTTAGGTGGCTAGAGCTCGGTTGTCAAAGAGTTTTAATCACCACTTCCcgaaaattataaaaaaaaaacttgtttccTCTTGAAAACTTATTCTTATGCTATGAAGATTTCTACCTTCTAATGATTATATCTGTTGGACTCAAGCATGAAAACTGGGAGCGCAGGGATAGGAAATCTCCTCCCAAGTTCTAtatattcatatttttttttgaaaaattttctatgCATATTTAGCTATTGACTCCCCCtaaaaatttctaaataattttatgttggttctgaaatttacatgtgcatgcatgttacatcttcaaataaaaaaaaaaaaaatttttttatcctGTCGTTGGTTGGGCTACATATATGTCTAGCTACCTATGCACACTATGTGTATAAACATCCAAAAATGTGTCTATATATCCAAACTAAGACATGCATAGATAACACATAAAAGACATTAAAATGTTTCATGAAATAATCAGATGAGAAGGAGAAGAGAAGAAGTGAGAATAAGCATAGCATGAATTGTTATTCTTATTACTGTCCATTGAAAAGATTATAAGAATACCTTGAAGCATAATAATATATAAAGCAAGTTAATCAGAAAATAAGTACTGACTTGTACCTTGGGGTTATTTGCATGAATTCTATATTCATGCATCTTCCAAGCCGTTTTTTCACCAGGCCCAAGTAAGAAATCTAGTGACTTCCTGTATCCGACGGTATTGCCATTGTAATAAATCTTCTTGTCTTTGCCGGTGGGTTTCCAAAATCCACCATCTCCACATGATCGAGAGGGACGGCTGCCTTTGGGGTATTTGTTCGTCAAATAGGTGAAGAAGTACCATCCGTTCACGTTATGAAGGCTATCCGATCTGTATCTATCTGCGCATATATAACcgaaaaagaaagaatcaaaTATATAGCATAGTTATGCAATATtacaacaaaataaagaaaaaggggatCATAATTTATTTATCAAGGCTGCTTTTATTCAAATTTTGTTAGGGACAAATACCCATTTTTTAGACAGACAAGAATGTTAGTTATTAAATTAGACACATAGCCCATACCCTAAACTAATCACTTTTACGTACGTGCATCAATGAGAAACCCTCTAACCCCAAATCTCATCTCTACGATGATGGTGTTCTCGTCACTGAAATTAATGTTCAAAAAATTTATAGATTGACCATTGTTATCTACTAGATTGTTGTTTAAATTTAGTTGTGTGGAAACCAATTTAATGCACTGACACCTCTAAAGACAAtccactgaaaaaaaaaaaaaagacaatccactgaaaaaaggagagaaaatagTTTGAACTAAATCCTATAAAAATTGGAGTTGTTCTTTTAGAAAGGATAAAAGGTGGCGCAAAAAGAGTTACTACTGTATTTTCAAAGGTGGATAGTATTTTAGGGCATCTTTTTGGTCGACCAACTATTTTTCCTGGAGCACAATTCACAATAAAATTCACAATCAGAAGAAACCAATCAAAAAACTTGAAATCATGAAGCCTAAAGATGGTTTAAATTTCAAAGATTTAGCCTAATTAATTGGGGATTATGGAATTAAAAGGGGCTCAATTATGCTCTATCGTTAAACAGCAAATTAACACTTGTACATAGCATATTGTTAGAAGAACATCAGACCATGTCAAACACTTTCCTTCGCATGGAGTAAAGTTCCCTGTTACAAACTAGAAAACGCCTAAAAGATGTTTTCCGAGTTCTTTATCCGAAAACTAGAAAAACAACTGTTAAGAAGTCACGAGAGAGAATAACATAAAGTTTTTTCAATTGTATAGATACTAACTTGTAAGTTCTTGAGGATTGTGGCCGTAGACATTGGCTTCATGAATTCTGTTAAGTGGTAATGGAGCCTTGGCGATCCTTTTCCTCAAGTAGTGTACAATTAGCTCTTCATCAGTGGGGCAAAACCTGTAACCGCGAGGCATAGAATCCAGAAAATTCTGCGAATTTTCGTGGAGAATTATGCCTTGCTGAACCGGTTGCTGCTGATCATTGAGGAGATACAGCGGGTGTTGATGTTGCAGTGGCTGC from Coffea eugenioides isolate CCC68of unplaced genomic scaffold, Ceug_1.0 ScVebR1_2192;HRSCAF=3181, whole genome shotgun sequence includes:
- the LOC113756349 gene encoding NAC domain-containing protein 16-like, with product MDNHQQQREEQPYLLHDHLLHHHWPPLQGQQQQPLQHQHPLYLLNDQQQPVQQGIILHENSQNFLDSMPRGYRFCPTDEELIVHYLRKRIAKAPLPLNRIHEANVYGHNPQELTNRYRSDSLHNVNGWYFFTYLTNKYPKGSRPSRSCGDGGFWKPTGKDKKIYYNGNTVGYRKSLDFLLGPGEKTAWKMHEYRIHANNPKSDPVLCRLYMNIRRKKKDESEGDTVELMRENLDQCFTVNEAPMQNEDNDLAVGNISSAGSTNNQCMEYITSTLDTGGDANSNQVIYDLSSFQFPDHPFQDFQGYTNSHGGLEAITQEFTEPFHLSKGTMMPSNLSTEPFHLSRGTMIPSDLNMEDVSKYAIGGTDLSDLAWQNGCAGGYVNMTSLQIDGENSGYK